The genomic DNA CAGAAGGCTTTTGTATTATTATTCCTGGACAAGGCTGAAATGGTGGCCAAGTCGGAGCATGGCACCATGCGCACCGTTTCGCAGGCCTACCCCAAGCCCAGCATCATCCGGTTGGCGCGCTACGTGCGCGTGCCCTACAAAGGCATCGCGCTCAGCCGCCACAATATTTTCAAGCGCGACCAGTACGAGTGCCAGTACTGCGGCTCGACCAAAACGCTGACCCTCGACCACGTGCTGCCCCGCTCGCGCGGCGGCGACTCGGGCTGGACTAACCTCATCACGGCCTGCTCGCGCTGCAACCACGCCAAAGGCCAGCGCACGCCGTCGGAGGCCAACATGCCCCTGCGCACGCAGCCCAAAAAGCCCACGCTCGCCGGCTTTCTCAAGCTCTCGGCTGGCACCCTCGACCAGAACTGGCACGCCTACCTGGGGTAGGGAATTAGCTTAACCAGACAGTTGAAAGTACTGGACTAAATAGAACGTCATCCCGAGCTTGCCGAGGAATCTCGCTCGCATCGTGGAACGAGGCTCCAACGACTGCGGGCGAGATTCCTCGGCAAGCTCGGGATGACGTTCTTTTTCTACCTACTTACTCTTGACCAACTACTTAGTAAGTGGCCGGCGCGGGAGCATTACCGGCGAGCGCGGCGTTGTTTTGGTTGCGGCGGGGCATGTTGCCCGACATTTCCTCCTGGTCGTAGTACGATTGCACTGGCTGGCCATTTACGAAGGTGAGCAGGTCGCGGTTGAGGCGGTCTTTGGCGGTAATGAGCAGGCCGTGGGGCTCGCCGTCGTAGGCCACGAGCTGCGCGCCGGGCACCATCGGCGCGGCGGCCTCGGCACCCGTGGCCGGGGGCACAATGTCGTCGGAAGTACCGTAGATGAACAGCGCGGGCACGTGAATCGCCTGCATATCCTGGCGGAAGTCGGTTTCGCCGAAAGCCTTCACGCACTGCGAAGTGGCGCGGGGCGACGCCGGAAAAGCCAGGCTGGCCGACCAGTCGAGCACACCCTGGCTCACGGGGTGCGAGAGCACGCCCTGGCCGTAGAACTTCTTGCCAAAGTCGGACAGGAAGCCGAAACGGTCCTTGCCCAGGTTCTCCATCATGTCATCAAAAACCGCCTTATCAACGCCCGAGGGGTTGCTGTCCGTTTTCAGCATGAAGGGCGTCACGGAACTCACGAAAACCACCTTGCTCACGCGGGCCCCGTGGTGGCGGCTCATGTAGCGGGCCACTTCG from Hymenobacter psoromatis includes the following:
- a CDS encoding HNH endonuclease encodes the protein MDQKVLVLNGDYTAITLCSVQKAFVLLFLDKAEMVAKSEHGTMRTVSQAYPKPSIIRLARYVRVPYKGIALSRHNIFKRDQYECQYCGSTKTLTLDHVLPRSRGGDSGWTNLITACSRCNHAKGQRTPSEANMPLRTQPKKPTLAGFLKLSAGTLDQNWHAYLG